A single window of Pseudarthrobacter defluvii DNA harbors:
- a CDS encoding glycosyltransferase, with product MTPRIAVAAVTFDRPKELSVLLDSINAQSRQVDTICLVDSGTTPAAEVAAAHPNVDYVRSEANLGGAGGFALAALKAVASGARWIWMMDDDAEPADPECLATLLREAEARDLEAVVPLVTAPGHPDRLSFFFRLEGKVTHDRAEVEKLGFLPDDGHFFNGALIRSDVFFKVGLPDMRLFIRGDEVDFTIRLRKAGIRFGTVTTTAITHPHAFSETQHVYGARWHVIVPDSAFKRHYYYRNRGYLIRRYFRVRSFVADVGGYLGYFLQRRDLPGFLGWARSFSAGLRGRGFGPLEDQKF from the coding sequence ATGACCCCCCGCATTGCGGTTGCCGCCGTGACGTTCGACCGGCCCAAGGAACTCTCCGTCCTGCTGGATTCGATCAATGCACAGAGCCGGCAGGTGGACACGATCTGCCTGGTGGACAGCGGCACCACACCGGCCGCGGAGGTGGCGGCGGCGCACCCCAACGTGGACTATGTCCGTTCCGAGGCCAACCTGGGAGGCGCCGGCGGATTTGCACTGGCTGCGCTTAAGGCGGTCGCCAGCGGTGCCCGCTGGATCTGGATGATGGACGACGACGCCGAGCCCGCCGATCCGGAATGCCTCGCCACGCTGCTTCGCGAGGCGGAGGCACGCGACCTGGAGGCGGTGGTCCCCTTGGTGACAGCGCCCGGACATCCTGACAGGCTGTCCTTTTTCTTCCGCCTCGAAGGCAAAGTCACGCACGACCGTGCGGAAGTCGAAAAACTTGGTTTCTTGCCCGATGACGGCCACTTTTTCAACGGTGCGTTGATCCGGTCCGACGTGTTCTTCAAAGTGGGCCTGCCGGACATGCGCCTGTTCATCCGCGGCGACGAGGTGGATTTCACCATCCGCCTCCGCAAGGCCGGAATCCGTTTCGGCACGGTGACCACCACCGCCATCACCCACCCGCATGCCTTTTCGGAAACGCAGCATGTCTACGGCGCCCGCTGGCACGTGATCGTCCCCGACTCCGCCTTCAAGCGCCATTACTACTACCGGAACCGTGGCTACCTCATCCGCAGGTACTTCCGGGTGCGCTCGTTCGTGGCCGACGTCGGCGGCTACCTGGGCTACTTCCTGCAGCGCCGCGACCTGCCGGGCTTTCTGGGCTGGGCGCGTTCGTTCAGCGCGGGCCTGCGGGGCAGGGGCTTTGGCCCACTGGAGGACCAGAAGTTCTAG
- a CDS encoding MraY family glycosyltransferase, with amino-acid sequence MIMYLLMGLTAALVSYAATWGARVVGHRLELHLPIRSRDMHSIPVSRLGGVAIFLGVMVALVIASQSFFVKDIYRNNFSPWGVLAGAAVIVLVGVADDLLDIRWWVKLIGQSLAGLTVAMWGVQMTIVPWVPEPIYLQNETLRVVLTAGLIVTTMNAFNFIDGLDGLAAGVAIIGGTAFFFTAYWVHRNAVLLDYSDLATLITAVLVGGCLGFLPHNWFPSKIFMGDSGAMLIGLLMASAGVVSTGQISSGLYDRANGISTVIPILLPFAVLFLPLLDLGLAVVRRTARGRSPWSADRGHLHHKLLDIGYSHRTAVILMYLWTAVLSFGGLAFAIFPWHIVLAVDIFATLVMGLVTAWPYLSRGNGETAA; translated from the coding sequence ATGATCATGTACCTGCTCATGGGGCTGACTGCTGCCCTGGTGTCCTACGCTGCCACGTGGGGAGCCCGGGTGGTGGGCCACAGGCTCGAGCTGCACCTGCCCATCCGCAGCCGGGACATGCACTCCATCCCCGTCTCCAGGCTGGGTGGCGTGGCGATCTTCCTGGGCGTCATGGTGGCGCTGGTCATTGCCAGCCAGTCGTTCTTCGTCAAGGACATCTACCGGAACAACTTCTCGCCCTGGGGCGTCCTTGCCGGCGCGGCCGTGATTGTCCTGGTGGGCGTGGCGGACGACCTGCTGGACATCCGGTGGTGGGTCAAGCTGATTGGGCAAAGCCTGGCCGGACTGACGGTGGCCATGTGGGGGGTCCAGATGACCATCGTCCCCTGGGTTCCAGAGCCCATCTACCTGCAGAACGAAACGCTTCGGGTGGTGCTGACGGCCGGGCTGATCGTGACCACCATGAATGCCTTCAATTTCATTGACGGACTGGACGGCCTCGCCGCGGGGGTGGCGATCATCGGCGGCACGGCATTCTTCTTTACCGCCTACTGGGTGCACCGGAACGCGGTGCTGCTGGACTACTCGGACCTGGCGACCCTCATCACGGCGGTGCTGGTGGGAGGGTGCCTGGGCTTCCTGCCGCACAACTGGTTTCCCTCCAAGATCTTCATGGGTGATTCCGGCGCCATGCTGATCGGGCTGCTCATGGCTTCGGCCGGCGTGGTGTCCACGGGACAGATCAGCTCGGGCCTCTACGACCGCGCCAACGGTATCTCCACCGTGATCCCCATCCTGCTTCCGTTCGCCGTCCTCTTCCTTCCGCTGCTGGACCTGGGCCTTGCCGTGGTCCGCAGGACGGCGCGCGGGCGTTCCCCCTGGTCCGCGGACCGCGGCCACCTGCACCACAAACTGCTGGATATCGGCTACTCTCACCGCACCGCGGTGATCCTGATGTACCTCTGGACTGCGGTGCTCTCTTTCGGCGGCCTGGCGTTCGCAATCTTCCCCTGGCACATCGTGCTCGCCGTCGACATCTTTGCGACGCTGGTCATGGGACTGGTCACGGCCTGGCCGTATTTGTCCCGCGGCAACGGGGAAACGGCGGCCTAA
- a CDS encoding AtpZ/AtpI family protein, with the protein MRDRKKPAGAAHGTRGSNGSAPAASDAPTDGGYNAGMAVFSYIIGGIIVWSLIGWGLDYLWGTRWIVLAGALLGAVGGFYLSHMHGLTSSRKNADERHAPSAPSQDGKDNAK; encoded by the coding sequence ATGCGTGACCGGAAGAAGCCCGCCGGCGCCGCGCACGGCACACGCGGATCCAATGGCTCCGCACCTGCTGCTTCCGACGCTCCGACCGATGGTGGCTACAACGCTGGAATGGCTGTATTCAGCTACATCATTGGCGGAATCATCGTCTGGAGTTTGATAGGGTGGGGACTGGATTATCTGTGGGGAACGCGCTGGATTGTGCTCGCAGGCGCTCTGCTTGGAGCCGTCGGAGGTTTCTACCTTTCCCACATGCACGGCCTCACCAGTTCCCGCAAAAATGCTGATGAGCGCCATGCTCCCAGCGCACCGTCCCAGGACGGAAAAGATAATGCCAAATAA
- the atpB gene encoding F0F1 ATP synthase subunit A has translation MIALALPAQDSGEFTPPGINEMHLPAILPWGAAEGFSKQMLLVLLSVVFIAVFFVLAARKQQLVPGKLQFAGEAAYGFVRNGIAKDIIGGRDFIKYVPLLFSLFFFILVNNIYGAIPVFQLPTFSHVGGAYVLAGLVYITWIAIGVKKNGLRYFKLATVPSGVPWYILPIVIPIEIISNFVVRPVTHSLRLFATMLAGHLIVMIAGSGIEYLIMQENLLLKGTSLLVLAGAIAMYMLEALIMVLQAYVFTLLTAIYIEGALHADSH, from the coding sequence TTGATCGCGCTTGCGCTCCCGGCCCAAGATTCAGGAGAGTTCACTCCTCCTGGTATTAACGAAATGCATTTGCCGGCAATCCTGCCGTGGGGTGCCGCAGAAGGATTCTCCAAGCAGATGCTGCTGGTCCTCCTCTCTGTCGTCTTTATCGCCGTCTTCTTCGTGCTGGCCGCACGCAAGCAGCAGCTGGTACCCGGCAAGCTCCAGTTCGCCGGCGAAGCAGCCTACGGCTTCGTCCGCAACGGCATCGCCAAGGACATCATTGGCGGCAGGGACTTCATCAAGTACGTCCCCCTGCTCTTCAGCCTGTTCTTCTTCATCCTGGTCAACAACATCTACGGCGCCATTCCGGTGTTCCAGCTCCCCACGTTCTCGCACGTGGGTGGAGCGTACGTGCTGGCCGGCCTGGTGTACATCACCTGGATCGCCATCGGCGTCAAAAAGAACGGACTGCGCTACTTCAAGCTGGCCACCGTCCCGTCGGGCGTCCCGTGGTACATCCTGCCGATCGTCATTCCCATCGAGATCATCTCCAACTTCGTTGTCCGGCCCGTCACGCACAGCCTCCGTCTGTTCGCCACCATGCTCGCCGGCCACCTGATCGTGATGATCGCCGGATCCGGCATCGAGTACCTCATCATGCAGGAGAACCTCCTGCTGAAGGGCACCTCGCTCCTGGTCCTGGCCGGTGCCATCGCCATGTACATGCTCGAAGCCCTGATCATGGTCCTGCAGGCCTACGTCTTCACGCTGCTGACCGCGATCTACATCGAAGGCGCGCTCCACGCCGACAGCCACTAG
- the atpE gene encoding ATP synthase F0 subunit C: MEGSINGSLNLIGYGLSAIGGGIGVGLVFAAYINGVARQPEAQRVLQPIAFLGLALTEALAILGLVFAFVLK, from the coding sequence ATGGAAGGCTCCATCAACGGCTCCCTCAACCTCATCGGCTATGGCCTCTCGGCTATCGGCGGTGGTATCGGTGTGGGTCTCGTGTTCGCTGCCTACATCAACGGCGTTGCACGCCAGCCGGAAGCCCAGCGCGTCCTGCAGCCGATCGCATTCCTTGGCCTGGCGCTGACCGAAGCACTCGCCATCCTGGGCCTGGTCTTCGCTTTCGTTCTCAAGTAA
- a CDS encoding F0F1 ATP synthase subunit B, translating into MHQLIISAAAEGDVNPLVPNGWEMLVVFVGFAILFFIAVKYVVPMFEKTFAERAEAIEGGIAKAEKAQAEASAALEEYKQQLTDARTEANRIREEARAEGAQILADLKEKAAAESARITAQAHAQIESERQAAVVSLRSEVGTLATTLAGRIVGESLDDDARAARVVDRFLADLESQNAGAAK; encoded by the coding sequence ATGCATCAGCTGATCATCTCAGCCGCCGCTGAAGGCGACGTCAACCCCCTTGTTCCCAATGGCTGGGAAATGCTGGTTGTCTTTGTGGGCTTTGCCATCCTCTTCTTCATCGCGGTCAAATACGTTGTCCCGATGTTCGAGAAGACCTTTGCAGAGCGTGCCGAGGCAATCGAAGGCGGTATCGCCAAGGCTGAAAAGGCCCAGGCTGAGGCGTCTGCTGCACTCGAAGAGTACAAGCAGCAGCTGACCGACGCCCGCACCGAAGCCAACCGCATCCGTGAGGAAGCCCGTGCCGAAGGTGCCCAGATCCTCGCGGATCTCAAGGAGAAGGCGGCAGCCGAGTCTGCCCGCATCACCGCACAGGCCCACGCGCAGATCGAATCCGAGCGCCAGGCGGCCGTTGTGTCGCTGCGCTCCGAGGTTGGCACCCTGGCCACCACCCTTGCCGGCCGCATCGTGGGCGAGTCCCTCGACGACGACGCACGCGCAGCACGGGTAGTGGACCGCTTCCTGGCAGATCTGGAGTCCCAGAACGCAGGTGCAGCTAAGTAA
- a CDS encoding F0F1 ATP synthase subunit delta yields MAGVSSESLATALAALEAKLPTASLQLAKELFGILGMVDSSAGLRRALTDPSRSGDEKSALVRQLVGGKVSADAAEIAGGLASTRWASARDIGDALETLAATVVISVAENKSAVSASGITGLEELENDLFSFNQAVASNHEVQRALSEPQASSAAKSALAGKLVPGVSEEARVLITQAVSQPRGIKPTRLVERFAELAAKRQQRWIATVSVTRPLSQTQQSRLQAGLNALYGRELKVNVNVDPSLIGGIRVQVGDEVLDASVLTRLGELQRQLAG; encoded by the coding sequence ATGGCAGGCGTATCGAGCGAATCGCTGGCAACAGCCCTTGCCGCTTTGGAAGCAAAGCTTCCCACGGCGTCGCTGCAGCTGGCAAAGGAACTCTTCGGAATTCTGGGAATGGTGGACAGCTCGGCTGGCTTGCGCCGGGCCCTGACCGACCCCTCCCGCAGCGGTGACGAAAAGTCGGCGCTGGTAAGGCAGCTGGTTGGCGGAAAAGTCTCCGCTGATGCTGCTGAGATCGCGGGCGGGCTGGCCAGCACACGCTGGGCATCGGCGCGGGACATCGGCGATGCACTCGAGACTCTTGCCGCAACGGTGGTCATTTCCGTTGCTGAAAACAAGTCGGCCGTTTCTGCCTCCGGAATCACTGGCCTGGAAGAGCTGGAAAACGATTTGTTTTCCTTCAACCAGGCTGTTGCCTCCAACCATGAGGTACAACGTGCTCTGTCCGAACCGCAGGCAAGCTCAGCAGCCAAGTCTGCCCTTGCCGGGAAGCTGGTGCCGGGCGTCAGTGAGGAAGCCAGAGTCCTCATTACGCAGGCAGTCAGCCAGCCACGCGGAATCAAGCCCACCCGGCTTGTGGAACGGTTCGCCGAATTGGCGGCCAAGCGGCAGCAGCGCTGGATTGCAACGGTCAGCGTAACCCGCCCCTTGTCGCAGACGCAGCAGTCACGCCTCCAGGCGGGACTGAATGCCCTGTACGGGCGGGAACTGAAGGTCAACGTCAACGTTGACCCGTCGCTCATTGGCGGAATCCGCGTCCAGGTGGGTGACGAAGTGCTCGACGCTTCCGTCCTCACCCGGCTGGGCGAACTGCAACGCCAGCTGGCCGGCTAG
- the atpA gene encoding F0F1 ATP synthase subunit alpha, with protein MAELTINADDVRIALNEFAASYEPGNAERVEVGRVTTAGDGIARVEGLPSVMANELLRFEDGTLGLAQNLDVREIGVIILGDFQGIEEGQEVHRTGQVLSVPVGDAFLGRVVDPLGQPMDDLGEIKAETTRALELQAPGVTQRKSVHEPMQTGLKAIDAMIPIGRGQRQLIIGDRQTGKSAIAIDTIINQKANWASGDVTKQVRCIYVAIGQKASTIAAIRQTLEDNGALEYTTIVASPASDPAGFKYLAPYAGSAIGQHWMYGGKHVLIVFDDLSKQAEAYRAVSLLLRRPPGREAYPGDVFYLHSRLLERCAKLSDELGAGSMTGLPLIETKANDVSAYIPTNVISITDGQIFLQSDLFNANQRPAVDVGVSVSRVGGAAQVKSMKKVSGTLKLDLAQYRDMQAFAMFASDLDAASRQQLTRGARLMELLKQGQYSPFPVEDQVVSIWAGTNGYLDDVPVEDISRFEAEFLEHLRHKSSILTTLAQTNVLDDDTVAALKSSIVDFKKGFFGEGDNHLVGAGHEEHDAISEGEVDQEKIVKQKR; from the coding sequence ATGGCCGAATTGACCATCAACGCCGACGACGTCCGTATTGCGTTGAACGAGTTCGCGGCGTCCTACGAACCCGGAAACGCAGAGCGCGTAGAGGTTGGCCGCGTAACGACCGCAGGTGACGGCATCGCCCGTGTTGAGGGCCTTCCCTCGGTCATGGCGAACGAGCTTCTTCGCTTCGAAGACGGCACGCTGGGCCTGGCCCAGAACCTTGACGTCCGCGAGATCGGCGTCATTATCCTTGGTGATTTCCAAGGCATCGAAGAAGGCCAGGAAGTGCACCGCACCGGACAGGTTCTGTCCGTTCCGGTTGGCGACGCCTTCCTCGGCCGCGTGGTTGACCCCCTGGGCCAGCCCATGGACGACCTGGGCGAGATCAAGGCCGAGACCACCCGTGCCCTGGAACTCCAGGCGCCTGGCGTGACCCAGCGCAAGTCGGTCCACGAACCGATGCAGACCGGCCTGAAGGCCATCGACGCGATGATCCCGATTGGCCGCGGCCAGCGCCAGCTGATCATCGGCGACCGCCAGACCGGCAAGTCCGCCATCGCGATCGACACCATCATCAACCAGAAGGCCAACTGGGCTTCGGGCGATGTGACCAAGCAGGTCCGCTGCATCTACGTCGCCATCGGCCAGAAGGCGTCCACCATCGCCGCTATCCGCCAGACCCTTGAGGACAACGGCGCGCTGGAGTACACCACCATCGTGGCCTCTCCCGCGTCCGACCCCGCTGGCTTCAAGTACCTTGCACCGTACGCAGGATCGGCCATTGGCCAGCACTGGATGTACGGCGGCAAGCACGTCCTGATCGTGTTCGATGACCTGTCCAAGCAGGCCGAGGCATACCGCGCCGTGTCGCTGCTGCTTCGCCGCCCGCCGGGACGTGAAGCGTACCCGGGCGACGTCTTCTACCTGCACTCCCGCCTGCTGGAGCGTTGCGCCAAGCTCTCCGACGAACTCGGTGCCGGTTCCATGACGGGCCTGCCGTTGATCGAGACCAAGGCGAACGACGTGTCCGCCTACATCCCGACCAACGTCATCTCCATCACCGACGGCCAGATCTTCCTCCAGTCCGACCTCTTCAACGCCAACCAGCGTCCCGCTGTTGACGTGGGTGTCTCGGTGTCCCGTGTTGGCGGTGCAGCCCAGGTGAAGTCCATGAAGAAGGTCTCCGGTACCTTGAAGCTGGACCTGGCCCAGTACCGCGACATGCAGGCGTTCGCGATGTTCGCGTCCGACCTGGATGCTGCGTCCCGCCAGCAGCTGACGCGTGGTGCCCGCCTGATGGAACTGCTCAAGCAGGGCCAGTACTCGCCGTTCCCGGTCGAAGACCAGGTCGTCTCCATCTGGGCCGGCACCAACGGTTACCTGGATGACGTTCCCGTGGAGGACATCAGCCGCTTCGAGGCCGAGTTCCTGGAGCACCTGCGCCACAAGTCCTCGATCCTGACCACGCTGGCCCAGACCAACGTGCTGGATGATGACACCGTTGCCGCCTTGAAGTCCTCGATCGTGGACTTCAAGAAGGGCTTCTTCGGCGAGGGTGACAACCACCTGGTAGGCGCCGGCCACGAGGAGCATGACGCTATCTCCGAGGGCGAAGTCGACCAGGAAAAGATCGTCAAGCAGAAGCGCTAG
- a CDS encoding F0F1 ATP synthase subunit gamma: MGAQIRVYRQKISSTTSMRKIFKAMELIATSRIGKARARVAASLPYANAITRAVSAVASQSEIDHPLTTEPEQIRRAAVLVITSDRGLAGSYSAGVLKQAEGLFELLHAEGKEVKTYLVGRKAQAYFEFRNREYARVWTGGTDAPEFATAREIGEALLAEFATDFEEGGVDEIHVVYTRFKSMVTQEPTVIRLLPLEVVEEQAASESDLLPLYEFEPETERVLDALLPRYIESRIFAAMLQAAASELAARQRAMKSAGDNATDLIKKYTRLRNTARQAEITQELSEIVAGADALAS; encoded by the coding sequence ATGGGAGCCCAGATCCGGGTCTACCGCCAGAAGATCAGCTCGACCACGTCGATGCGCAAGATCTTCAAGGCGATGGAACTGATCGCTACCTCGCGCATCGGGAAGGCCCGTGCGCGCGTAGCAGCTTCACTGCCTTACGCGAACGCGATCACGCGCGCCGTTTCTGCTGTCGCCAGCCAAAGCGAAATCGACCACCCGCTGACCACTGAGCCGGAACAGATCCGCCGTGCCGCCGTCCTGGTAATTACCTCGGACCGCGGCCTGGCAGGTTCATACTCCGCCGGTGTGCTTAAGCAGGCGGAAGGTCTCTTCGAGCTGCTCCACGCTGAAGGCAAGGAAGTCAAGACCTACCTCGTGGGCCGGAAGGCCCAGGCCTACTTCGAATTCAGGAACCGCGAGTACGCGCGGGTCTGGACCGGCGGAACCGATGCTCCGGAGTTCGCGACCGCCCGTGAAATCGGCGAAGCGCTGCTGGCAGAGTTCGCAACCGACTTCGAAGAGGGCGGCGTGGATGAAATCCACGTTGTCTACACCCGCTTCAAGTCCATGGTCACCCAGGAACCGACGGTCATCCGCCTGCTCCCGCTTGAAGTAGTGGAAGAGCAGGCGGCGTCCGAATCGGACCTGCTGCCGCTGTACGAGTTCGAGCCGGAAACGGAGCGCGTCCTTGACGCCCTGCTGCCGCGCTACATCGAATCCCGTATCTTCGCAGCCATGCTGCAGGCGGCGGCGTCCGAGCTTGCCGCCCGCCAGCGGGCGATGAAGTCCGCAGGCGACAACGCAACCGACCTGATCAAGAAGTACACGCGCCTGCGCAACACGGCCCGCCAGGCCGAAATTACGCAGGAGCTCTCCGAGATTGTTGCAGGTGCCGACGCCCTCGCGTCGTAG
- the atpD gene encoding F0F1 ATP synthase subunit beta yields MTATATEHVAATSGATGRIARVIGPVVDVEFPADAIPSIYNALTTEITLNGETKTITFEVALHLGDNLIRAISLQATDGLVRGTGVIDTGTPISVPVGDGVKGHIFNVLGQPLDVTESELEISERWPIHRKAPSFASLEGSTEMLETGIKVIDLLTPYIKGGKIGLFGGAGVGKTVLIQEMITRVARNFGGTSVFAGVGERTREGNDLWVEMEEAGVLKDTALVFGQMDEPPGTRLRVALSALTMAEYFRDVQNQDVLLFIDNIFRFTQAGSEVSTLLGRMPSAVGYQPNLADEMGLLQERITSTKGHSITSMQAIYVPADDYTDPAPATTFAHLDATTELSREIASRGLYPAVDPLTSTSRILDPQYIGRDHYNTAVRVKQILQKNKELQDIIAILGVDELSEEDKIVVSRARRIQQFLSQNTYTAKQFTGVEGSTVSIKDTVEGFAAICDGELDHIAEQAFFNVGGLDDVERQWAKIQEQTK; encoded by the coding sequence ATGACTGCCACTGCTACCGAACACGTAGCCGCAACGTCCGGTGCAACCGGCCGTATTGCGCGCGTAATCGGCCCGGTTGTCGACGTCGAATTCCCGGCTGACGCAATCCCGTCGATCTATAACGCCCTTACCACCGAGATCACTCTCAACGGTGAGACCAAGACCATCACCTTCGAAGTTGCGCTGCACCTCGGCGACAACCTCATCCGTGCCATCTCGCTGCAGGCAACTGACGGCCTGGTCCGCGGCACCGGCGTCATCGACACCGGTACCCCGATCTCCGTTCCCGTTGGCGACGGCGTCAAGGGCCACATCTTCAACGTCCTGGGCCAGCCCCTGGACGTGACCGAGTCCGAGCTGGAAATCAGCGAACGCTGGCCGATCCACCGCAAGGCCCCCAGCTTCGCCTCGCTCGAGGGCTCCACCGAGATGCTCGAGACCGGCATCAAGGTCATCGACCTCCTCACCCCGTACATCAAGGGTGGAAAGATCGGCCTGTTCGGCGGCGCCGGCGTGGGCAAGACCGTTCTGATCCAGGAAATGATCACCCGTGTTGCCCGCAACTTCGGTGGTACTTCCGTCTTCGCCGGTGTTGGCGAGCGTACCCGTGAGGGCAACGACCTCTGGGTGGAAATGGAAGAGGCAGGCGTCCTCAAGGACACCGCCCTTGTCTTCGGCCAGATGGACGAGCCGCCGGGAACGCGGCTTCGCGTGGCCCTGTCCGCGCTGACCATGGCGGAGTACTTCCGCGATGTGCAGAACCAGGACGTGTTGCTCTTCATCGACAACATCTTCCGCTTCACGCAGGCAGGCTCCGAGGTCTCCACCCTCCTCGGCCGCATGCCTTCGGCAGTGGGCTACCAGCCCAACCTGGCAGACGAAATGGGCCTCCTGCAGGAGCGCATCACCTCCACCAAGGGCCACTCGATCACCTCGATGCAGGCCATCTACGTTCCCGCAGATGACTACACCGACCCGGCTCCGGCCACCACGTTCGCGCACCTGGATGCAACCACGGAACTGTCCCGTGAAATTGCCTCCCGTGGCCTGTACCCGGCCGTTGACCCGCTGACGTCCACCTCCCGCATCCTGGACCCGCAGTACATCGGCAGGGACCACTACAACACTGCCGTCCGTGTGAAGCAGATCCTGCAGAAGAACAAGGAACTCCAGGACATCATCGCCATCCTTGGCGTTGATGAGCTCTCCGAGGAAGACAAGATCGTCGTGTCGCGTGCACGCCGCATCCAGCAGTTCCTCTCGCAGAACACCTACACCGCCAAGCAGTTCACCGGCGTGGAGGGCTCCACGGTTTCCATCAAGGACACCGTCGAAGGCTTCGCGGCCATCTGCGACGGCGAACTCGACCACATCGCGGAGCAGGCGTTCTTCAACGTCGGTGGCCTCGATGACGTTGAGCGCCAGTGGGCCAAGATCCAGGAACAGACCAAGTAA
- a CDS encoding F0F1 ATP synthase subunit epsilon, with the protein MAELEVEIVAADHFVWSGAAKMVKARTSDGEIGILPGHSPLLAILAEGELAIQPVSGDRIAVDVDGGFFSVDNNRVVIVADNAQLGGSATAGIR; encoded by the coding sequence ATGGCTGAGCTTGAGGTTGAGATTGTCGCAGCGGACCACTTCGTGTGGTCCGGAGCGGCCAAGATGGTCAAGGCCCGCACCAGCGATGGTGAAATCGGAATCCTGCCCGGCCACTCGCCCCTGCTGGCGATCCTGGCCGAGGGTGAACTGGCCATCCAGCCGGTGTCCGGGGACCGTATCGCGGTGGACGTCGACGGCGGGTTCTTCTCCGTCGACAACAACCGCGTGGTGATCGTTGCTGACAACGCCCAGTTGGGCGGCTCGGCTACCGCTGGGATCCGCTAG
- a CDS encoding DUF2550 domain-containing protein, with protein sequence MDAPGISFIALAIAFGLLILALCLSGVRRFNLRRALGTVDASICVAGNSWQMGVCRYQDNDLEWFRLISLSVRPKYTFRRSSLELLGRRKPTEAEAVKVQPDVVIVELRYEGQDLRLAMKFDAYTGLSSWLEAGPVIGVGTWR encoded by the coding sequence ATGGACGCACCGGGTATTTCGTTCATCGCACTGGCAATCGCTTTCGGATTGCTGATTCTTGCACTGTGCCTTTCGGGGGTGCGCCGCTTCAACCTGCGGCGCGCCCTCGGCACGGTGGACGCCTCCATTTGCGTAGCTGGAAACAGCTGGCAGATGGGGGTTTGTCGTTATCAGGACAACGACCTTGAATGGTTCAGGCTCATCTCCTTGAGTGTCCGCCCCAAGTACACCTTTAGACGCAGTTCGCTGGAACTGCTGGGCCGCCGCAAGCCCACGGAAGCTGAGGCGGTGAAGGTCCAGCCGGACGTGGTGATCGTCGAACTCCGCTACGAAGGGCAGGACCTGCGCCTCGCCATGAAGTTCGACGCCTACACCGGTCTTTCATCCTGGCTGGAAGCAGGCCCGGTCATAGGCGTGGGGACCTGGCGCTAG